Below is a window of Malania oleifera isolate guangnan ecotype guangnan chromosome 1, ASM2987363v1, whole genome shotgun sequence DNA.
GTTCATACAACCTAAATGTTCACACGCAAAATATTTATTATCATAAAAAGGGCAACCCGGTACACAAAACTTTAGCGTATATAAGGTCTGGAAAAGGGGCGGGGCTGACCACAatggatatttttaaaattataatttaaaatatttacacATAATATATTTGatattaaactttaaaaaaataatacatgTACAAAAAAGTCAAAAAGTACAAGATAGTGTTGGATTAGGTTatctaataatatcatattataataaattaattaaatatatgcatTTTAAATGGTTGCATCAAAGTTCAACTCAAATTGATAATCACaagtcaaaattatttaatttattgtccaAAATGCTATGCATCTAACTTAATAATTTCTCCAATAAAACATTTATGGGATGGTAATTAATGCAGATCCACAGCGATGCTGCTCATTAATTATCAAACTTCTTATTACATATTTGGATgctaaagtttttttttaattttgaatttttgtttgtAAATTTAGATTTAggtggatttgaataaatttgaatataattttatattatattttgtttaaatcaTACGAATCTAAAATTTTGCGAAACAATAAAAACTTacatcattgtcaaaaattagaaaaacgaaaactagaaatgaaaataaaaaaactaaaaatagaaactaaaaactagaaatctAACctattaacatttataaaactaatataaattaaaaacttagttaaaaatgctcattttcatttttacatcaaataatattataaaaatatagttaaaataataaaattacaaataatacacattaaaaattactataataaaaataaatttattttaattgttttatttaattgttctactttcaaaatttactttacaatgaaaattttattgaatatgacaattgaaaaatagtaaaagtattttgtaattgactttattattattatttgaaatatatatatttttaattatattttaaaatcatatgatcatttaattttgattttaatttaaaagataTAAAATGAagaatttaattcaaaaaaagattCAGATTCACGTTTCCAAACACAATTAAAGTCAACTTGTGTATTTTTGTGTTTGGTGCTAATTAATGAGCTAATTTCTTCCTTCTCTTTGGTCAACTTAATGAGTTAGTTTTTAATCTTTGTTAAGAATGAATAATTAAGGCATATACATTTTCTAAGTTACACAAGAAATTACTAAATCAGACAGCCCAACCACATCATATTTCAAAGAATCAATCATATccctaaatttttaataaaaaaaataaattaattaatttaaatattttctaaaatcgCTCGTCCTATATTacccaaatctaaattcaaagtcTGAAATTCATAATTGATTGTTTAAAATATAACATGATTATACCATCTAACCTACTAATTTCGCAAACTACATTTTACGTGTCTCTATtaattttactatttattttgaCTCGAGATTTTTTTTGATTGGAATATTTTGGTAAACTTTACAAACAAAAAATTCTACAATTTTCATTTAAATAACTATCGGatattataaaatatatgtgTGAAACTGATATTTCACACaattaaaaacttttaaaaaataaatgtatgAAATTTAAATCACTTTTTCTGAAAGTTAATATATGAAAGATTGCCAACTTCATTCATTATTGGAGTCTTTACGGACCAAAAATTCACAACTCATAACTTGGTATTGTTTAAATGATATAATGGATGTGCCACACAAAAACAATATAATTGGTGGCtctataattttcaattagtttttatttaattAGCACCGATCTTTTAAGTCAAtggttaaaatttatttttttaactgcAGCAGTCAAATGCAGTAGTTAAAATTTAGTAATTCTTTTTTACCTAAAGAAGATTATGTTAGAAAAAATATTCTAAAAGACAAATCTCAATTTGTAAGTATTTTGTGAGCCAGTGGGAttatggatggtgagagttcgtttTGTAAGCCAACGGGAACCGTAGATGCTGAAAGTTCTCTGTGAATCAGCGGGAACTATTGATGGTAATAGAGATATGTTCTGGGGGTCAGGTTGGCCGAACAatcaactgatgcacggaagccgtgtctGCATCcgaactttaccctgatcagcaaAAGTTGGGGGTAGAAGACGCTAATCCGTAGGTTTGGTACTGTACCAGAGGGTCCGAAGGACTCATTGGTGGTTAGAgttgtaataaaaaataaataaataagatttaaAGAAGTAGTAAAGTATATTCcccaattttttttcataaagtaAATTAAAGGTTTACCAAACTTTTaagtaatttaattttaataatgaGATACCCTAgtgcatgtatttttttttttttttttttatgtttttgttacaagtaaataataatatcatGCTTTTATGGTATATAAACATTTTCGAGAGATTTTAAAGTTTCCTTTTGGATAAATAGTGAGAAAACTAAGGATAATAAAGTTtccttaaaaaaattatataaaaaaggTAGAGCATAATTATCCATTAATTTAATTGTTTCTTTAGTTATGCTGGAAAGAATTAATCTAATGTTTGATACACAAGAATATAATGAATTTGCGAAGAAATGAAAAGCCATTTAATgaatgtttaaaattttaaagataaatttAATTCGTTCTTATGtaccaaataaattttaaaaaaaagaagaataaaagaaagaattTTAATGCTACCATTTAAAAAAAGTGTACATTATTTACAACTTTCTAGTTGTTTAGAAttaggaaaatattaaagaaaggaaaagaaaattttaaaaaaacttgaattttaaattttcttctaaAATAGGTGGGAaaaatgttgagaattccacttatgaaatttgtcctacattggaaaaagtgagtatttgattggtgcttatatacatggtgtaacCCAAGactcaataggcttaaacttttgcatcaagttggtattcacccatgtgtatcaaacacGCCTTTAGAGTCCTCCGAtattaacaagtggtatcagagccgacatTCATAACTCTAGGCGTGAGCGTGTGACCGAGGTTaagaaggatcatctaagctaccaagatggatccaaattgggTTAAGACGTGAGAGGTATGATTGGTTTGAATGCGCCATTTGGAATATAATTCGAGACACGTAAGACTGCCCACTTAAGCAAACTGTTAGAAAATTTGTCCCGTAAGGGAGAAGATGACctccgttcaagggggagtagttggaactcacatgTGGTGGaacttccgttcaagggggagcaattgaaactcacaagtgaggcGGACATTGTTGAGAATTTTACTTGTGAAATTTAttccacattggaaaaagtgagtatttgatgggtgcttaCATACACGGTGTACCCCAAGACCCAACagacttaagtttttgggtcaagtttgtgctcacccatgtgtatcaagtacACTTTTGGACTTTTCTGGTGTTAACAAAGTAATATGTATTAAATTAGTAatgtaaattttattttatagtttatttgattttttttattataaaaaaaagtacatttgaaacttttttaaatgatatttaatgtaaaaacacaatttaaaaatattttttaatcttGAAAAgtaaaagaacaaaagaaaatcTCAAGGATTTTGTTTGGGATCTGACACTcataatttgaatttaaatttatgtagatttatttggataaaatgatattaaaaattgcagtaattttttcccaaatataaattaattCAAAGCTTAAAATATATACTTTGAAAAAGATAATTGTGTCTACAATAACAAATGTACTATTGAGACttaaaatctttttatttttatccaTTTAGGGTAAGATGCAGAGACATCCACAGATgctctaatttttttaaatatgacaATGCATTACTAAAGAACTACTAAAATAATTATGAGATTTTGGTCTGTTAACAACACAATGTTTCTTTTGTCAAGCATTAATCAAACATTTATTAACAAAATATATATCCCATTCTCATAATGAATTAAGTTTCAAGTGCAATAATGCATAGTTACTAAAACATTACaaaatgtattataatattatcgCAGGCCTTAGAAACACTTAGACCTTGTTCTTTTATGGAAgacaattttattttgtttttacattttttaatttttcaagtaaaataaaaataccatCTTGTTTTCTATATTTTCCAATTTGTATATGTAAgttaaaaaatattgtttaataaaaaaatattttctacaactaaCCATGCTCGTATATTTTTCTATTAACAACCTATCACTAAAACAAATGTAGGATCTAGCAAATAGGATAACATGCACTACATGTCAATGGTGCCTTATGCTCTTGGCCATTCTCACAAATATAGAGAGGACCAAATGCTTTCACATCCGGTCATACTTATAATCACATATAGTCTATATATAAACAACTTCTAGCCATTTCAATAATATAGGCAAGAGCCCTAcgggcatggcgcggtggaaagacATTAGCACGTAAGAAGTATCAGAGGTTCAATtttaggtagatacactcacggaaccagcggttcctgtggatggtgagaatttattctgtgagccagtgggtatcgtggatggtgagagttcgctctgtgagccaacaGGTATCATGGATGGCGAGAGTTTTCTATGAGCCAGCGAAGATCGTGAATGGTAATGAATATGTGTCCCGAGGGTCGGGttgaccgaacgtccaactgatgcatggaAGCCGCGTCTGCATTCCGGACTTTACTCTGATCAACGAGACCTAGGGGGAAGAcgctgatccataggtttggtaTCACATCAGGGAGTCCGAAGGGTTTGTcggtggttggagttcctatataataaaaaataataataataatgtaggCAAGAGAAATTGACAATATTTGTAATTAAGAAAATGATTGTAACGACGAGATATGTATATTTGAATCTTAATATTTTTGTTAAAATTCTATCTAGTGATGTCAATGAAAATTTGTTAATGGACTTACATGTTTGGTAATGAAACATGAGCATATTATATAGTTTCTATTgttaaaaaagagaaaaaaaacttAAGAagtaatagtttttttttttaaatataaattattttataagtaatatatattttaaatattttagtgAATTCACATTGTGTTTCATTTTATTAATGATAGatactattttttaattattcaCTAATTTTAAAGTTTTGACTAAAACAAAGTTATTCCAtcgaaaaaaaattataatttttggacTCTTTTGTGATAGTAAAAAAAACTCTACTACAGTGAAATGTCATGAAGTCATATTGCAAAACTTAAAGGGTGTCTTTGAAGTTTTACACATCTATttaaagagaggaaaaaaaagaaaacaatacaACCAGCTTAGGAGAATCAAATATCAATAGCAGAgttttgttttgtgtttttcattttttttattgaacTGAGAATTAACAGCAGAGTTAATGGCGTAATTAGGGGTAGGGGTGGGTTGCTTCTTCCCCCCACCCAGTTtcacttttttcttctttttttaacaAAAGATTAATGATGGGACATTATGAGCCATAACCTATGGTTGAATGGAAGAAGCAATTTCACTCATAATGACGCGAAACCGCGTGATTTGCGCCGTGTATGAGCAAAAGCCACCCTAGCCGGTGGCCGCTGCCCCGAGCCCACCTCTGAACTGGCGAAGCATTCTTATTTAAGGCCTCCATGACACATAGCTAGCTAGGTTCTGCTTCCCCTTCCACTGCCATTTGTGAGGGAGCCCAGTTCTCTGCATGCCCTTTTTCTTCTTTCCTATTCTGCAAAAAGGCTTTTTCGGATCTGGGTATGTCTCCATTTTCTTCTAACCGAAATCTTTTctgtgaaaatgagaaatgtgaatgcTGGGGTGTCTTACTAGTTGCATTTTTCAGGCATATAGAGGCATTTCTCCGCGCAGACCATGCTGTCAAGAACGGGGTTATGGTCTCTGTTTTTTGGCATTTTGGCATTCTTGGGTGTTTCTCTGGTGACGGCAGATGACCCTTACAGATACTACACATGGACCGTGACCTATGGCATGAAGGCTCCTCTGGGTCTCAACCAACAGGTTGGTTGGTTGGATGGTTCCATTTGTCTCctacattctctctctctctctctctctctctctctctctctctctccttttttttttttttttaattttaattttaatgtgTATGAAGAGGCTTCTTCGGATTCCTGAAAATTTAATGTTTGGTTTTGAAGATCATCCTTATCAATGGCCAGTTTCCTGGTCCTCAACTTGATGTGGTTACTAATGACAACATCATCATCAATGTTATCAATAAGTTGGACCAACCTTTCCTCTTGACATGGTGAGCTTCTTGGTTTCCCACTTTAATTCCTTGATGTTCTTTCGAtatatcaaatttcaattttaatccCTTGAAATTTCCTCCTATTTCTGTTTTGTAATGCGATTAAATTGTGAATTCAGTTGATTGATTTATTCGTGACCACTGCAAACATGGGTTTGGAGACTTGGATTTGAACAAAATGCAATGcaaaattgaattgaattttgtTAAAGTTCCTCACAATGTCAAATATAATGATTAAACTTTGATAAGCTCCAAAAATTAGTGTGAATGGATTTGGAGTCTTGACTTGGGTTTGTATGGGTTTTGGGTAGTGTCCAAATCCATGTATCCAAGGCCTCAAGCTAATGCTCCAAAACTGCTAGTGAAAATGGACGAAAGATTTGTGAGCTTTTTCATCCTCGCAGATCTGCATAACACTCTGTCTCTCTTATTCTAATTTGAGCTTGTTTGATTGTTTCAATCAGAATAAAAACAGAGTCTAATATATATGAGATTGATTTGTTGCGTGTAGGAATGGCATTAAGCAAAGGAAGAACTCATGGCAAGATGGGGTGTTGGGAACCAACTGCCCCATTCCCCCAAATTCAAACTTCACTTACAAGTTCCAAACTAAAGATCAGATTGGGAGCTACACTTATTTCCCATCAACTCAATTGCACAAATTTGCTGGAGGGTTtggagcactcaatatatatgcAAGACATCAAATCCCAGTCCCATATCCAACCCCCACCGCAGATTTTACTCTACTTATTGGTGATTGGTATAGGACCAACCATAAGGTGAGGATGGCTTGGACTCTCCTCAAGATGGCCTTGTTGATGCACATTGCCTAGTACTGAATAATCAGTTCGATAGTTGAACTTGTCCTGCTATATGTCGTTTCACTCACATAGTTTGCCATTGTTTTCTTCCACTATTTTTTTGAAAGTACCATTTTTAATTTGGTGACAAAAACTGCTTTCTACCTGGATGTTTCTATTGTTGTTTCCCTGGTTCAATTTCATCTTTATGCTGATATTTAATAATGTATCCCAATTTGCAGATATTGCATCGATTGTTGGACTCAGGAAAATCTCTTTTTTTCCCTGATGGTGTCCTTATAAATGGCAAGAATAAGAATTCCTTCAGTGGCGATCCAGGTTATCCTTTGCGTTTATATTATTCAGTTTTAGATTCCCTGCTAGATGATCTCCTGGAGTTTTCAGTGTACTTATATTCATGCTCCAGCCAGACTTGCTTTTACTTACCAACAATGTTTGCTTAACTGGTTCTATTTTCAGGTAAAACCTACATGTTCAGGATCTCAAATGTGGGCTTTTCAACCTCATTTAACTTCCGGATTCAGGGTCATAAGATGAAGCTGGTTGAGGTTGAAGGATCTCATGTATTGCAGAACATTTATGACTCTCTTGATGTGCACGTAGGCCAATCTGTGGCTGTCTTAGTTACCTTGGATCAGCCTCCAAAAGACTACTACATTGTTGCATCCACATGCTTTACAAAGCGTGTTCTCAACGCAACTGCAGTATTGCACTACACAAATTCTCACACCCCAGTTTCTGGATCCATTCCGGCTGCTCCTGCTTATCATCTGCATTGGTCTGTTAGACAAGCCAGAACCTTCAGGTATATTTTTCTTTAGAACATTCACAAGAGTTGATCCTGTGCACGCACAGTTCCCATTTTACATTCTTCTGCATTTTTCAAGATATATGTGTGCTAGCGTATCTCAGCTGTTTGGATTATGGTTTGTTCTATATAGGACAGTGTTTTAGAGATTTGGGACTCTGATGTTTCTTTTGAAAATCCCCATATCCAAATATTTATGTGATGGGACCATGGCATTTTGGATTAGGGGGGTAAGGGTTATTTAGATTTGAAATGAAAATTAAGAGATCTACATCATTTCAGATATTAGATATTGGGgatacaaatgaagagttgataTTAAAATGCAGTTTCTGTGAAGTTTGATAATCTTAACATTGATAGCAATAGCACAGTAGTCATGGACAACCCACTTCGAACATTGATGGAGATTTTTTAGTTATGTTTTTCGTTCAAGCTAGCAGAGCATCAAGGCTTACTGGACATTGATTTTAGTGTATATTATTATGTCCTGATTTCAATATCCCTTGTGATTTTCTTGAAGGTGGAACCTCACAGCAAAT
It encodes the following:
- the LOC131163057 gene encoding L-ascorbate oxidase homolog codes for the protein MLSRTGLWSLFFGILAFLGVSLVTADDPYRYYTWTVTYGMKAPLGLNQQIILINGQFPGPQLDVVTNDNIIINVINKLDQPFLLTWNGIKQRKNSWQDGVLGTNCPIPPNSNFTYKFQTKDQIGSYTYFPSTQLHKFAGGFGALNIYARHQIPVPYPTPTADFTLLIGDWYRTNHKILHRLLDSGKSLFFPDGVLINGKNKNSFSGDPGKTYMFRISNVGFSTSFNFRIQGHKMKLVEVEGSHVLQNIYDSLDVHVGQSVAVLVTLDQPPKDYYIVASTCFTKRVLNATAVLHYTNSHTPVSGSIPAAPAYHLHWSVRQARTFRWNLTANAARPNPQGSFHYGRIKITRTIVLANSAPLINGKQRFAINGASYISPDTPLKLADYFSIPGVFNPNSMQDMPTNNPAHLATSVLRTSLHDFIEIVFQNNENSMQSMHLDGYDFWVVGYDKGQWTPANRGKYNVIDALTRHTAQVYPQSWTAILVSLDNEGMWNVRSAMWERQYLGQQLYMRVYSPERSLANEYDPPSNMLLCGRAVGRHP